A region of the Candidatus Woesearchaeota archaeon genome:
AATACTATAATATAAACCTAGTTAAAAAACTTAAAAATAAATCTAATGAAATACTTGAAAAACAAATGGAAGGATAAACTCTAGATGGACGAATTATATATTGATAACCATAGACTAATAAAAGGTGATTGTCTGGAAGAAATGGATAGGTTGATACTGGAAGGGGTTAAAGTAGATGCTATAATAACAGATCCTCCGTATGGCACAACGGCCTGTAAGTGGGATAGTGTTATTCCTTTTGAACTTATGTGGGAAAGATTAAATAAGTTGATTAAAGTTAATGGTGCTATTGTTTTATTCGGTTCTGAACCTTTTAGTAGTGCTTTGAGAATGAGTAATATAAAAAATTATAAGTATGATTGGGTGTGGGTGAAGCATCATAAAACTGGACATCTAAATGCTAAAAATAGACCTATGAAAACCACTGAAAATATTATAGTATTTTCTAAAAGTAAACATATATACAATCCGCAAGGTTTAATCCCTTTTAATAAAGTAGTCAACAACTCAGACAGAACAATGAGCCGTGGTAGCGATGGTAGTAGTGCCTCCTCTGTAATAAATAATGCACCTATTAGCAAGAACTATTTTCAAAAGTATACAAATTATCCAGTGGAGATTTTAAAATTTGCGTCTTTAAACTCTAAAGCAGTACACCCAACACAAAAACCAGTAGCCCTCATGGAATACCTAATAAAAACCTACACCAACGAAGGTGAAACGGTACTTGATTTTACAATGGGAAGCTTCACAACTGCAATAGCTTGCCTCAACACTAAGCGAAGTTTTATAGGTATTGAAAAAGATGAGCATTATTTTCAAGTTGGAAAAGATAGATTAGAAAAACATTTATTAACACTAGACATTACTCCCAAAATA
Encoded here:
- a CDS encoding site-specific DNA-methyltransferase translates to MDELYIDNHRLIKGDCLEEMDRLILEGVKVDAIITDPPYGTTACKWDSVIPFELMWERLNKLIKVNGAIVLFGSEPFSSALRMSNIKNYKYDWVWVKHHKTGHLNAKNRPMKTTENIIVFSKSKHIYNPQGLIPFNKVVNNSDRTMSRGSDGSSASSVINNAPISKNYFQKYTNYPVEILKFASLNSKAVHPTQKPVALMEYLIKTYTNEGETVLDFTMGSFTTAIACLNTKRSFIGIEKDEHYFQVGKDRLEKHLLTLDITPKITYNQV